The following proteins are encoded in a genomic region of Sorangiineae bacterium MSr12523:
- a CDS encoding nuclear transport factor 2 family protein: protein MAPSATPGHRPIVRYLRYLTIFLAGCSTAAAKAPPMQNPNTAHYTAPEQAVQAYFKASDQCSGEILRSAFHPAAHMLWLDKAGALHSRAQLPWWRALDTASPCRPALERSLRILDREGPMALVEAHSRFDTYRFHDYLLVVESPDGWLIVDKVFQRLEGDDSPAPADETEVRRILDEKIRAAGEHDSALLASTHLEDCTYSAVNAKRGTPYLRESVSEWAAKYAARKARNEDGHEAKWRILHAAGSGSIGHAKLEVVSRGTRYIDHLLLLKTTDGWRIAAAVWGNPQGLTSGS, encoded by the coding sequence TTGGCTCCAAGCGCCACGCCGGGGCATCGTCCCATCGTGCGTTACCTGCGCTATCTCACCATCTTTCTCGCAGGCTGCTCGACGGCTGCCGCAAAAGCTCCTCCCATGCAAAACCCGAATACCGCTCATTACACCGCGCCAGAACAGGCCGTTCAGGCCTATTTCAAGGCGAGCGACCAATGCTCGGGCGAAATCTTGCGCTCGGCATTTCATCCGGCTGCGCACATGTTGTGGCTCGACAAAGCCGGTGCGCTGCATTCGCGCGCGCAGCTACCTTGGTGGCGCGCTCTCGATACGGCGAGTCCTTGCCGCCCTGCCCTCGAACGCTCCCTTCGCATCCTCGATCGCGAAGGACCCATGGCGCTCGTCGAAGCGCATTCGAGGTTCGACACGTACCGCTTTCACGATTACCTCTTGGTCGTCGAAAGCCCCGACGGCTGGCTCATCGTCGACAAAGTCTTCCAACGACTCGAAGGCGATGACTCCCCCGCCCCGGCGGACGAAACCGAAGTCCGCCGCATCCTCGACGAGAAGATCCGCGCCGCCGGCGAACACGATTCCGCACTCCTCGCGAGCACGCACCTCGAAGACTGCACGTACAGCGCGGTCAACGCCAAACGCGGAACCCCTTACCTGCGCGAGAGCGTTTCCGAATGGGCCGCGAAATACGCGGCCCGCAAAGCGCGCAACGAGGATGGCCATGAAGCGAAATGGCGCATTCTCCACGCCGCCGGCTCCGGCAGCATCGGCCACGCCAAATTGGAAGTCGTCTCGCGCGGCACGCGCTACATCGATCATCTGCTCTTGCTCAAGACGACCGACGGCTGGCGCATTGCCGCGGCTGTCTGGGGCAATCCTCAGGGCCTCACTTCTGGATCGTAA
- the gspD gene encoding type II secretion system secretin GspD produces MQNRIRVLSLTLTTFILGAERDARAQTPPLPSSTKQLPQFENGMAFEPRHPGDRVTFALEDADLTELVRVVGQLTGKKFIFGGKVRNIKASVYSPTKVTVEEAYQAFLSILETNGLTVIPQGRFLKIVETAGVASQSTPTIGPQEGAPVEDRYVTRMHRLRNANPEEVSTLLTKFKSKDADVSWYGPGNLLIITDTGANIRRLMTIVDEVDVPSAGDKIWVEPIHYAPATDMAQRLNELFDAKPTSGKDGAPSSPSGDLHIAKIVADQRTNTLIVVATEKAYLRTLELIKKMDVPQTGDGQVHVFSLQNADAVELAKTLTEMVSQSSGAASGTSSGGGGTPQSPRSGPPGIFESALKVSADKATNSIIVTSSARDYAALRAVVDKLDIARRSVFIEAVILDLNVENTNTFGVNYHGGDAFGNDGGGLLYGGLNPLKSLGPPSHDDVQGLALGIRGPAIPGAEGVLGPGVTIPSFGVFIQALAKNENSDVLSTPHILATDNQKAEIVVGQNIPLQINAGLSGLGVLPGATPGSPQAAALGSLGGLGALGGGTGARSEVGTKLLITPHVNDSNQVRLELKEEISEGGEPAGGLGVIPITKRTAETTVVVRDQQTVVIGGLMRNVKIRKEQKVPVLGDIPLLGALFRTTTSIVKKTNLVLVLTPYIIRDQDDLRTIYERKIQERQEFLDHHFVFDESSEYQPPKDYSRTNGLVEFIRQSHLQVAEQKKRDALLEPKKLLTHEPGTPLDAPIPGVHVTPPARRVTPATER; encoded by the coding sequence ATGCAAAATCGAATTCGTGTTCTTTCGTTGACATTGACGACGTTCATCCTCGGTGCGGAGCGCGATGCTCGGGCGCAGACACCTCCGCTCCCGTCCTCGACGAAACAGCTCCCGCAGTTCGAGAATGGCATGGCGTTCGAGCCGCGACATCCCGGCGATCGAGTGACGTTTGCCCTCGAGGATGCAGATTTGACGGAGCTCGTACGGGTCGTCGGACAGCTGACCGGTAAGAAGTTCATTTTCGGAGGGAAGGTACGCAATATCAAAGCAAGCGTGTATTCCCCGACGAAGGTCACCGTCGAAGAGGCGTATCAGGCCTTTCTTTCGATTTTGGAGACCAATGGCCTCACGGTGATTCCGCAGGGCCGATTTCTGAAAATCGTCGAGACCGCCGGCGTCGCGTCGCAATCGACCCCCACCATCGGCCCGCAGGAAGGAGCACCGGTGGAAGATCGTTACGTGACGCGCATGCACCGCTTGCGAAATGCCAATCCGGAGGAGGTGAGCACCCTACTCACGAAATTCAAGAGCAAGGATGCCGATGTATCCTGGTATGGCCCGGGGAATCTTCTCATCATCACCGATACGGGGGCCAACATTCGCCGCCTGATGACCATCGTCGACGAAGTCGACGTGCCGAGCGCGGGCGACAAGATATGGGTCGAGCCCATTCATTATGCACCTGCCACCGATATGGCCCAGCGGCTCAACGAGCTGTTCGACGCGAAACCCACGAGTGGAAAAGACGGTGCTCCGTCGTCGCCGAGTGGCGATCTTCACATCGCGAAAATCGTGGCGGACCAGCGCACCAACACACTTATCGTCGTCGCCACGGAAAAGGCATATCTGCGCACCCTCGAACTCATCAAGAAGATGGATGTGCCGCAGACGGGCGACGGACAAGTTCACGTCTTTTCGCTTCAGAATGCGGACGCCGTCGAACTCGCCAAAACGCTCACCGAGATGGTCAGCCAAAGCTCGGGGGCTGCAAGCGGTACGAGTAGCGGTGGCGGAGGCACGCCGCAGAGCCCACGGAGCGGGCCGCCGGGAATCTTCGAAAGTGCACTCAAGGTGAGCGCCGACAAGGCGACCAACTCGATCATCGTCACCTCGTCGGCCCGCGACTACGCCGCGCTTCGGGCGGTCGTGGACAAGCTCGATATCGCGCGGCGGTCCGTATTCATCGAAGCGGTCATCCTCGACTTGAATGTCGAAAATACCAATACGTTCGGCGTCAATTATCATGGCGGCGATGCCTTCGGGAACGATGGAGGCGGCCTGCTCTATGGCGGGCTCAATCCGCTCAAGTCGCTCGGGCCCCCCTCGCACGACGACGTCCAGGGATTGGCGCTGGGCATTCGCGGTCCGGCGATCCCCGGTGCCGAGGGCGTCTTGGGCCCGGGCGTAACGATTCCATCGTTCGGTGTGTTCATTCAGGCGCTTGCCAAGAACGAAAACTCGGATGTTCTGTCGACGCCCCACATTTTGGCCACGGACAATCAAAAAGCAGAGATTGTCGTCGGGCAGAACATACCCTTGCAGATAAACGCCGGATTGTCGGGGCTTGGAGTACTCCCCGGTGCCACACCAGGATCTCCGCAGGCTGCGGCGCTCGGCAGTTTGGGGGGCTTGGGTGCTCTCGGGGGAGGCACCGGGGCGCGCTCCGAAGTGGGGACCAAACTCTTGATTACGCCTCACGTGAACGACTCGAACCAGGTTCGCCTCGAGCTCAAAGAGGAGATCAGCGAGGGAGGCGAACCGGCGGGAGGGCTCGGCGTCATTCCCATCACCAAGCGCACCGCCGAGACGACCGTGGTGGTGCGCGATCAGCAGACGGTGGTGATTGGTGGCCTCATGCGCAACGTCAAGATACGAAAGGAGCAGAAGGTCCCGGTGCTTGGAGACATTCCCTTGCTGGGGGCACTCTTTCGTACGACGACCAGCATCGTCAAAAAGACCAACCTGGTCCTCGTTCTGACCCCGTACATCATTCGGGACCAGGATGACTTGCGCACGATCTACGAAAGGAAGATCCAAGAGCGACAAGAATTCTTGGACCACCATTTCGTCTTCGACGAAAGCTCGGAGTATCAGCCGCCAAAAGACTATTCGCGGACCAACGGTCTGGTCGAATTCATTCGCCAGAGCCACCTTCAGGTTGCCGAGCAGAAGAAACGCGACGCGCTTCTCGAGCCCAAAAAGCTCCTGACCCACGAACCGGGGACGCCTCTCGACGCGCCCATCCCGGGGGTGCATGTCACCCCGCCGGCCCGCCGCGTCACGCCGGCGACGGAGCGGTAA
- the hrpA gene encoding ATP-dependent RNA helicase HrpA, whose amino-acid sequence MAIPIGEGDLDDHFCYFDTPMSVQFPPELPITARVPDIATAVHEHPVVIVAGATGSGKTTQLPKIALAMGRGLEQRIGVTQPRRIAATSVAARVASELGTPLGTDVGYQIRFEDRTSPHTYVKFMTDGILLAEIQGDPLLRRYDTLVIDEAHERSLTIDFLLGWVKRILPQRPDLKVIISSATLQTEHFSSFFGGAPVIEVEGRTYPVDVLYEPPPDDVDLAEAVANAVANVTSLDPRGDILVFLPGEREIRETENELAARELRHTVVQPLYARLSGAEQSRVFASIPQRRVILATNVAETSLTIPGIVYVIDAGIARLSRYEPRSGTTRLQIEAISQASAEQRKGRCGRVREGICVRLYDETSFAQRPAFTDPEIKRTGLAGVILRMKSLGLGDVEDFPFLDPPQPRAIAEGYRVLEELGALGADRELTPIGQRLARFPVDPRIGRMILAGAELGCLKEVLIIAAALNIQDPRERPRDAQQKADEQHRRFRDERSDFMGLLRLWDFVREAERKGKSHLRRVCKESFLSFLRIREWGEIHRQLEEVARELKTTKVAAPENALHRALATGLLSKIGQWNPEQRIYIGAKQTRFAIHPSSALAKKPPAWIMAFELVETTQLFARMVAKIEPDWLLEAGAHLLKRSYSDPHWSEKSARASVREHATLFGLSIARDRSVDYASIAPAAARRIFLEHALVRGEYKTPGTFQRKNRELMEEVSRLRDKARRSDMLASEDALLEFFDQRVGEEVVNGKTFEAWRERAEKSDPKCLLLSVDDVLAGEPGLRAADYPDTVKLHGANLPVSYRFEPSADDDGITLTVPLVLLPQLEPGELDWTIPGWHQEKIAALLYELPRGTRRELGDIPELARTVAAKLKPFSGPMIPALARAVEEETGMEVPEDAFRPDMVASYLRLTCRVIGDDGKVVAQGRDVDAILKQHGARARAVWKQAAPATKWERKGVTGWDFGELPAFVVRRVGNMDVRSYPALVDRGTSVDLVLMETAGAAESASRGGVRRLLILAARGAVSGIAPRIPPAFPRPGGALTSRAENELFRERVVARIVDAAFGLGEGLPRDKRAFDQVLAAGVPRIAPLFRAFADAITAVAAELDKTLRALKTASKHPSGRAAILDIYAQLEHLFPEDLMESVSLGRLEHFPRYLRAAQARLGRAVTDPRKDMEKLAPFAPLWNAFLDKRRALRDANGARELRWLFEELRVAIFAPELKTPVPVSVAKVSAAMSALR is encoded by the coding sequence ATGGCGATCCCGATCGGTGAAGGTGATCTCGATGATCACTTTTGCTATTTCGACACGCCCATGTCCGTACAGTTTCCCCCGGAGCTACCCATCACGGCGCGCGTGCCCGACATTGCGACGGCCGTCCACGAGCACCCGGTGGTGATTGTCGCAGGTGCGACCGGCTCGGGAAAAACCACGCAATTGCCCAAGATTGCCCTGGCCATGGGCCGCGGGTTGGAGCAGCGCATTGGTGTCACGCAGCCGCGGCGCATTGCAGCGACGAGCGTGGCGGCGCGCGTGGCCAGCGAGCTCGGCACGCCGCTGGGCACCGACGTCGGGTATCAGATTCGCTTCGAGGATCGGACCTCACCGCACACGTACGTCAAATTCATGACCGACGGCATTTTGCTGGCGGAGATCCAGGGCGATCCGCTGCTGCGTCGGTACGACACGCTGGTGATCGACGAGGCGCACGAGCGAAGCCTGACCATCGATTTTCTTCTCGGCTGGGTGAAGCGCATTCTGCCGCAGCGGCCCGATCTGAAAGTGATCATCAGCTCGGCGACCTTGCAAACGGAGCACTTCTCCTCGTTTTTCGGCGGAGCGCCGGTCATCGAGGTGGAGGGGCGCACGTACCCGGTGGACGTGCTGTACGAGCCGCCGCCCGATGACGTGGATCTCGCCGAGGCCGTGGCCAACGCCGTGGCCAATGTGACCTCGCTCGATCCGCGCGGCGACATTTTGGTCTTTCTGCCGGGCGAGCGCGAAATCCGCGAGACCGAAAACGAGCTCGCCGCGCGCGAGTTGCGGCACACCGTCGTACAGCCTCTGTACGCGCGGTTGTCGGGCGCGGAGCAATCGCGCGTGTTCGCGAGCATTCCGCAGCGGCGGGTGATCCTCGCGACCAACGTCGCGGAAACGTCGCTCACCATTCCGGGCATCGTGTACGTCATCGACGCGGGCATCGCGCGCTTGTCGCGCTACGAGCCGCGCTCGGGCACGACGCGCCTGCAAATCGAGGCGATTTCCCAGGCCAGCGCCGAACAGCGCAAAGGTCGATGCGGCCGCGTGCGCGAAGGCATCTGCGTGCGGCTGTACGACGAGACGAGCTTTGCCCAGAGGCCGGCGTTCACCGATCCGGAGATCAAACGGACCGGGTTGGCCGGGGTCATTCTTCGTATGAAGTCGCTCGGCCTGGGCGATGTGGAGGACTTTCCCTTTTTGGATCCGCCGCAGCCCCGCGCCATTGCCGAGGGCTATCGGGTGCTGGAGGAGCTCGGAGCGCTGGGAGCGGATCGCGAGCTGACACCGATTGGGCAGCGGCTGGCGCGTTTTCCGGTGGATCCGCGCATCGGGCGCATGATTTTGGCCGGCGCGGAGCTGGGTTGTTTGAAGGAGGTGCTGATCATCGCGGCGGCGCTGAACATTCAGGATCCGCGGGAGCGCCCGCGCGATGCGCAGCAAAAGGCCGACGAGCAGCACCGCCGCTTTCGCGACGAGCGGTCCGACTTCATGGGGTTGCTGCGGCTCTGGGACTTCGTTCGGGAGGCGGAGCGCAAAGGGAAATCGCATTTGCGGCGGGTCTGCAAGGAAAGCTTTTTGTCCTTCTTGCGCATTCGCGAATGGGGCGAGATTCATCGGCAGCTCGAGGAGGTGGCGCGCGAGCTGAAGACGACGAAGGTGGCCGCACCGGAGAATGCGCTGCACCGGGCGCTCGCAACCGGGTTGTTGTCCAAGATTGGGCAATGGAATCCGGAGCAGAGAATCTATATTGGGGCGAAGCAGACCCGATTTGCCATTCACCCCTCGTCGGCGTTGGCCAAGAAGCCGCCGGCCTGGATCATGGCCTTCGAGCTCGTGGAGACGACGCAGCTTTTCGCGCGCATGGTGGCGAAGATCGAGCCCGATTGGCTGCTGGAAGCAGGCGCCCATTTGCTGAAGCGGAGTTATTCGGATCCGCATTGGTCGGAGAAGTCCGCGCGCGCGTCGGTGCGAGAGCACGCCACGTTGTTCGGATTGTCGATTGCGCGCGACCGAAGTGTCGATTACGCGAGCATTGCGCCTGCAGCGGCGCGGCGCATCTTTTTGGAGCATGCGCTGGTGCGCGGCGAATACAAAACACCGGGCACGTTTCAACGCAAGAACCGCGAGCTCATGGAGGAGGTATCGCGGCTCCGGGACAAGGCGCGGCGGAGCGACATGCTCGCCAGCGAGGACGCGCTGCTGGAGTTTTTCGATCAGCGTGTCGGCGAGGAAGTCGTCAATGGGAAGACATTCGAAGCGTGGCGGGAGCGCGCGGAGAAAAGCGACCCAAAGTGCCTCCTTCTTTCGGTGGACGATGTTTTGGCGGGCGAGCCAGGGCTTCGGGCAGCGGATTATCCGGACACCGTGAAGTTGCACGGTGCAAATTTGCCGGTGAGCTACCGGTTCGAGCCATCGGCCGACGACGATGGGATTACGCTGACGGTTCCCTTGGTGTTGCTTCCGCAATTGGAGCCGGGTGAATTGGATTGGACGATCCCGGGTTGGCATCAAGAGAAGATCGCGGCGCTGCTCTACGAGTTGCCGCGGGGGACGCGGCGAGAGCTCGGTGACATTCCCGAGCTGGCGCGGACGGTGGCGGCGAAATTGAAGCCGTTTAGTGGACCGATGATTCCAGCGCTGGCGCGAGCCGTGGAGGAAGAGACGGGGATGGAGGTGCCGGAGGATGCATTCCGGCCCGATATGGTCGCGAGCTATCTGCGTCTGACGTGCCGGGTGATCGGCGACGACGGCAAGGTGGTCGCGCAGGGTCGCGATGTGGATGCGATTCTGAAGCAGCACGGCGCGCGGGCGCGGGCGGTGTGGAAGCAAGCCGCGCCGGCCACGAAGTGGGAGCGCAAGGGGGTTACGGGCTGGGACTTTGGCGAGCTGCCGGCGTTCGTCGTGAGGCGGGTCGGCAACATGGATGTGCGGAGCTATCCGGCGCTGGTCGATCGCGGGACGTCGGTGGACTTGGTGCTGATGGAAACGGCGGGCGCGGCCGAATCGGCCTCGCGTGGAGGTGTGCGGCGGCTGTTGATCCTGGCGGCGCGGGGCGCGGTTTCGGGGATTGCACCGCGCATTCCGCCGGCGTTCCCGCGGCCGGGCGGCGCGCTGACTTCGCGCGCCGAAAACGAGCTTTTTCGCGAGCGAGTGGTGGCGCGCATCGTGGATGCGGCGTTTGGGCTGGGCGAAGGTTTACCTCGCGACAAGCGGGCGTTCGACCAAGTGCTGGCCGCGGGTGTGCCGCGCATTGCGCCGTTGTTCCGTGCGTTCGCCGATGCGATCACCGCGGTGGCGGCGGAGCTCGACAAGACGCTGCGGGCATTGAAGACGGCCTCGAAGCACCCCAGCGGGCGGGCCGCTATTTTGGATATCTACGCGCAGCTCGAGCACCTGTTTCCCGAGGACCTGATGGAGTCGGTGTCGCTGGGGCGCTTGGAGCATTTTCCGCGGTATCTGCGGGCGGCGCAGGCGCGCTTGGGACGTGCGGTGACGGATCCGCGCAAGGACATGGAGAAGCTGGCGCCGTTTGCGCCGCTGTGGAATGCCTTTTTGGACAAGCGGCGCGCGCTGCGGGACGCGAACGGCGCGCGCGAGCTGCGGTGGTTGTTCGAGGAGCTGCGGGTGGCGATTTTCGCGCCCGAGCTGAAGACACCCGTGCCGGTTTCGGTGGCCAAGGTGTCGGCGGCGATGTCGGCGCTTCGGTGA